A genome region from Bradyrhizobium sp. WSM1417 includes the following:
- a CDS encoding GspE/PulE family protein → MLAHAQTLICEESPTTGLVNVPKPKEDGFADAFSALLVREGLVDAGAIARARRASEAASERLDIVMVKLGLLSEADLCGAYAAYCGLEVVRSSDVPAQPVLADRLKLPFLKTSRTLPISTSNGALLLATVDPFDEEAHRAIGYMLGRKVDLAVIAPADIERAFRKLYQDTGAQASGDDQGIVAPGVADGNEIDVERLRDIANEAPIIRLVNQIIAGAVERGASDVHIEPGRDTVLVRIRLDGFLQQERVVPSTLKAALTTRIKIMARLDIAERRLPQDGRIKTAVRGTEIDVRVSTLPTAFGESLVLRILDRTRVELDFSKLGLDQDIQAGLHRLMSLPSGIILVTGPTGSGKTTTLYTALNELNRPESKLFTVEDPIEYQLAGVNQIQVQPQIGLDFPAALRSILRQDPDIIMIGEIRDLETARIAVQASLTGHLVFSTLHTNSAIAAITRLMDIGIERYLLASTLTGVMAQRLVRRLCPHCACPAAYRAEVTSRLKWPVPEGLAIDWSGAREAVGCDACHGTGYLGRTSVAELLVIDDDVREAVGRRNNDRRTMISLARRAGFHTLYEAGLIKVSLGETTIEEVLRVSRSS, encoded by the coding sequence ATGCTCGCCCATGCACAGACATTGATATGCGAGGAGTCGCCGACGACGGGTTTGGTCAATGTTCCCAAGCCGAAGGAGGACGGCTTCGCCGATGCGTTCTCAGCGCTTCTGGTGCGCGAAGGCCTTGTCGATGCAGGAGCGATTGCCCGGGCGAGGCGCGCTTCGGAAGCCGCTTCCGAGCGCCTGGATATCGTCATGGTGAAGCTCGGCCTGCTTTCGGAGGCTGATCTCTGTGGTGCATATGCTGCTTATTGCGGGCTCGAGGTCGTGCGATCGTCCGATGTCCCGGCGCAACCGGTGCTCGCAGATCGCCTGAAGCTCCCTTTCCTGAAGACCAGTCGCACATTGCCGATATCGACTTCCAACGGGGCTCTGCTGTTAGCAACTGTCGATCCGTTCGACGAGGAGGCGCACAGAGCGATCGGCTACATGCTTGGCCGGAAGGTGGATCTCGCTGTCATTGCTCCTGCGGACATTGAGCGCGCATTTCGCAAGCTCTACCAGGATACTGGTGCGCAAGCATCCGGCGACGATCAGGGCATTGTCGCGCCCGGCGTAGCGGATGGAAACGAGATTGACGTCGAACGCTTGCGTGACATCGCCAATGAAGCGCCGATCATCCGTCTGGTGAACCAGATCATCGCAGGTGCAGTCGAGCGTGGAGCGTCCGACGTCCACATCGAGCCGGGACGGGACACAGTTCTGGTTCGAATCAGGCTTGATGGATTTCTACAACAAGAGCGCGTTGTGCCATCGACGCTCAAGGCTGCACTGACGACACGCATCAAGATCATGGCAAGGCTGGACATAGCCGAGCGTCGATTGCCCCAGGATGGGCGTATCAAGACCGCAGTCCGCGGAACCGAGATTGACGTGCGCGTCTCGACGCTGCCGACGGCGTTCGGCGAGAGCCTTGTCCTCAGAATTCTCGACCGGACCAGGGTCGAACTGGATTTTTCCAAGCTCGGTCTCGATCAAGACATTCAGGCGGGGCTTCATCGTCTCATGTCGCTGCCAAGCGGCATCATTCTGGTCACGGGCCCGACAGGAAGTGGCAAGACGACAACGCTATACACTGCGTTGAACGAGCTAAATCGCCCGGAATCGAAGCTCTTTACTGTTGAAGATCCGATTGAATATCAACTCGCTGGCGTCAATCAGATCCAGGTCCAGCCACAGATCGGGCTGGATTTCCCCGCCGCCCTTCGCTCGATCCTGCGCCAGGATCCGGACATCATCATGATCGGTGAAATCCGTGATCTGGAGACCGCCCGCATAGCCGTTCAGGCGTCGCTGACCGGTCATCTTGTATTTTCCACGCTCCACACCAACAGTGCCATCGCCGCGATCACCCGCCTGATGGACATTGGCATTGAACGTTATCTGCTCGCCTCGACGCTCACCGGTGTGATGGCTCAGCGTCTGGTACGCAGGTTATGCCCGCACTGCGCGTGTCCAGCCGCCTATCGCGCCGAGGTTACGTCGCGCCTGAAATGGCCAGTTCCGGAAGGTCTTGCAATTGACTGGTCGGGTGCACGTGAGGCCGTCGGTTGCGACGCCTGTCACGGCACCGGTTATCTCGGGCGAACGAGCGTTGCCGAGCTTCTGGTTATTGATGACGATGTGCGGGAAGCGGTTGGCAGACGCAATAACGATCGACGGACCATGATCTCTCTCGCACGACGTGCGGGTTTTCACACGCTCTACGAGGCCGGCCTCATCAAAGTCTCTCTCGGTGAGACGACGATTGAGGAAGTGCTCAGGGTCTCGCGATCGAGTTAG
- a CDS encoding GspH/FimT family pseudopilin, with the protein MKRIASGSGGFSLIETLVVLSIIALVSASVMAAKPRTAAARINAEARSIAASLQLARSRARARNAEIVVGVDTQNGRFGAIDAMRQLPAGMELALTVAVTERHGAVGGVRFYPDGRSSGGEILLTYRGRRERVVVNWFTGDSRIE; encoded by the coding sequence ATGAAAAGGATCGCTTCCGGTTCTGGCGGTTTCTCGCTGATAGAGACACTCGTTGTGCTTTCGATCATAGCGCTTGTCTCGGCCTCTGTCATGGCAGCGAAGCCAAGAACAGCGGCTGCGCGGATTAACGCCGAAGCTCGCTCGATTGCAGCGAGTCTCCAGCTGGCCCGCAGCAGGGCCCGGGCTCGCAACGCTGAAATTGTCGTTGGCGTCGATACGCAGAACGGCCGCTTCGGAGCCATCGACGCGATGCGCCAGTTGCCTGCGGGTATGGAGCTGGCCCTGACCGTCGCTGTGACTGAACGACATGGTGCAGTCGGGGGCGTACGATTCTATCCAGATGGCCGTTCGAGCGGTGGAGAGATCCTGCTCACTTATCGGGGGCGGAGGGAGCGCGTCGTCGTCAACTGGTTCACCGGCGACTCGAGAATCGAGTGA
- a CDS encoding VanZ family protein, which translates to MNRSTVTTTLAIAAWGMVSLIGYATLTKVQFIYVVYGKIKPFLFGANMATWAHLEHVIAFSMLGILFALAYPRRPLVTCSIVAGIAVVFELLQTLTPDRHGTLMDASEKIVAGCVGVAVVATIQFVRSANKPSG; encoded by the coding sequence ATGAACAGATCGACCGTCACGACGACGCTTGCAATTGCTGCCTGGGGAATGGTGTCCCTGATTGGCTATGCGACGCTGACCAAGGTCCAATTCATCTATGTCGTCTACGGAAAAATAAAGCCGTTTTTGTTCGGGGCGAACATGGCGACGTGGGCGCACCTGGAGCACGTGATCGCCTTCTCGATGCTAGGCATCCTGTTCGCACTGGCTTACCCACGGCGTCCGCTTGTGACATGCTCGATCGTAGCCGGCATCGCTGTGGTTTTTGAACTGCTTCAAACACTAACTCCCGATCGGCACGGCACCCTGATGGACGCGTCCGAAAAGATCGTAGCCGGCTGCGTCGGCGTTGCCGTCGTCGCGACGATTCAGTTCGTTCGATCTGCCAACAAGCCTTCGGGCTAG
- a CDS encoding A24 family peptidase: MIAELRKTVTRTGHYLARALVCREPYRDQVMVVWVLVAGLIWILTTGSANQTWTIYLLLSVMLGSLLAAICAIDARFGIIPDRLVGALAVCGFAAVWLLDLGEIMYRLAEVVFVLIAIVAFRSIYRWVRGYDGFGFGDVKFLAAATLWIGFGSLPALLLIAVVSALASAFLLRSARYEVEGRHAIPFGPHLAIGLWLAWVFDPMAILPG; the protein is encoded by the coding sequence ATGATCGCCGAGCTGCGCAAAACAGTGACCCGGACCGGACACTATTTGGCGCGTGCCCTGGTTTGCCGCGAGCCCTATCGAGACCAGGTAATGGTCGTTTGGGTCCTTGTTGCTGGATTAATCTGGATTCTCACGACCGGGTCTGCCAATCAGACGTGGACCATTTATCTGTTGCTGAGCGTGATGCTCGGCTCACTCCTGGCAGCTATCTGCGCCATCGACGCCCGTTTTGGTATCATCCCGGACAGACTTGTCGGAGCGCTGGCTGTCTGCGGCTTCGCAGCAGTGTGGCTCCTGGATCTGGGCGAGATAATGTACCGGCTTGCGGAAGTCGTGTTCGTGCTGATCGCGATCGTGGCTTTCCGTTCGATCTATCGTTGGGTCCGTGGTTACGACGGGTTTGGCTTTGGCGACGTCAAATTTCTCGCTGCCGCTACATTGTGGATCGGCTTTGGTTCGCTGCCGGCCCTGCTTTTGATCGCCGTCGTCTCGGCGCTTGCCAGCGCCTTTCTGCTCAGGTCTGCGCGATACGAAGTCGAGGGCCGGCATGCCATTCCGTTTGGCCCCCATCTCGCCATTGGGCTATGGCTGGCGTGGGTATTCGATCCGATGGCAATCCTTCCTGGATAA
- a CDS encoding prepilin-type N-terminal cleavage/methylation domain-containing protein encodes MSARTSTYSSPTHGRRLAAQRGFTLIEVLIAFVVLAVGLGTLVVGITTALRADAKVHNKQVLDQIAESRLEMVGRAAPFRSGRREGRIGRYRWREIVTPVQPAKLRTPDGAAPAGTLLMMLWVEIVVQDEAGAEVRLAALKLAPGQKQ; translated from the coding sequence ATGTCCGCTCGCACTTCTACATACAGTTCGCCCACTCATGGCAGGCGCCTCGCAGCCCAACGCGGCTTCACCCTGATAGAAGTGCTGATCGCCTTCGTTGTGCTTGCCGTTGGCCTCGGCACTCTGGTGGTTGGAATCACGACGGCTTTGCGGGCTGATGCCAAAGTGCATAACAAGCAGGTCCTTGATCAGATCGCTGAATCCAGGCTTGAGATGGTTGGCCGCGCCGCCCCCTTCAGGAGCGGTCGTCGCGAGGGGCGGATCGGGCGATACCGCTGGCGCGAGATCGTGACGCCCGTTCAGCCCGCTAAACTCCGAACGCCGGATGGAGCCGCTCCAGCGGGAACCCTGTTGATGATGTTATGGGTTGAGATTGTCGTCCAGGATGAGGCAGGAGCAGAAGTCAGGCTGGCCGCTCTCAAGCTTGCCCCAGGACAGAAGCAATGA
- the gspM gene encoding type II secretion system protein GspM, translating to MTGALLRRRLIFFGMNCAIVSAVFFAIMGPIASHFAERNDDILDSAAQLAQIRHVADEASRIAKSSPSDTDPYLPGAEERVASADLQANLQAVAGAKGLAVQAVRGLAGRRAGQWRAVAVGLEVEGAAAAMRELIAAIETQTPFLFITDLSLRTLADGDDMRMRASLTVEGALRSSPASTAGPLLTENRHDSDAKAANK from the coding sequence ATGACTGGCGCACTTCTCCGGCGGCGGCTGATTTTCTTCGGCATGAACTGTGCGATCGTATCGGCTGTATTCTTTGCGATTATGGGCCCAATCGCCTCTCATTTCGCCGAGCGAAACGATGACATATTGGATAGCGCAGCGCAGCTCGCACAGATCCGGCATGTCGCAGATGAGGCGTCTAGGATCGCCAAGTCCTCTCCATCGGATACTGACCCGTATCTGCCGGGAGCCGAGGAGCGTGTCGCGAGTGCAGACCTTCAGGCCAATCTACAGGCCGTGGCCGGCGCGAAGGGTTTGGCGGTGCAGGCTGTCCGCGGTCTGGCGGGGCGTCGGGCGGGACAGTGGCGAGCAGTTGCGGTCGGGCTGGAAGTCGAGGGCGCGGCTGCGGCCATGCGGGAGCTTATTGCCGCGATCGAGACGCAAACGCCGTTCCTGTTCATCACAGACCTGTCGCTACGAACGCTCGCCGACGGAGACGATATGCGTATGCGCGCAAGCCTGACGGTTGAAGGAGCGCTACGTAGCTCGCCTGCTTCGACCGCCGGACCGTTGTTGACCGAGAACCGGCACGACAGCGACGCGAAGGCGGCGAACAAATGA
- a CDS encoding type II secretion system F family protein codes for MSTFQYRAYTRQGVVTSGTIVAEELDAAVEALYSAGLTPVETVLRADSRSHSTTSLIEPGNAGLLGRGSRRVGLKELSAFTTELASLVSSGIPVDASFRVLAGPGASPRRIALANGLLKDILAGLQLSEAMARRPEVFPPDYIAILAGGEAGGQTAQALMLIAEMLARRVEIRNKIRGSLVYPAILLLMSLMSIAVIIFVLIPNLTPIFSDSGLPLPGILAVLADLPDSWARLLLWCVLAAIAGWIACRRIVSDEQTMKRLDHLKCRLPVVGSLIQRREASQFARSAGSLVEARVPLMAALQTARSLVNNRYLSARYSEAISQVPEGKALSQVLGGSGLIPPAMIRLIAVGEETGQLAKMLVRVASSLESEVQGKIEQLVGLLTPLLTVGIGGLVGALILQVMSAVLSINNLAYQ; via the coding sequence GTGTCCACTTTCCAGTATCGTGCTTATACCAGGCAAGGCGTCGTTACCTCGGGCACGATCGTCGCCGAAGAGCTGGATGCGGCGGTCGAGGCGCTCTACAGCGCCGGCCTCACGCCAGTGGAGACAGTGCTTCGTGCGGACAGCCGTTCACATTCGACTACCTCTCTGATTGAACCCGGAAATGCTGGTTTGCTTGGGCGGGGCTCCAGGCGCGTCGGACTGAAGGAGCTGTCTGCATTTACCACTGAGCTTGCGTCCCTCGTGAGTTCCGGCATTCCGGTCGATGCTTCATTTCGAGTGCTCGCCGGCCCTGGCGCATCACCGAGGCGGATTGCCCTCGCGAACGGATTACTGAAGGATATCCTGGCCGGCCTGCAGCTGTCTGAGGCCATGGCGCGGAGGCCAGAGGTTTTCCCGCCTGACTACATTGCAATCCTGGCAGGCGGAGAGGCCGGAGGACAGACGGCACAGGCGCTCATGCTGATTGCAGAAATGCTGGCTCGGCGGGTTGAGATCAGAAACAAAATCCGCGGATCTCTGGTCTATCCTGCAATTCTGTTGCTGATGTCGCTGATGTCGATTGCCGTGATCATCTTCGTGCTCATTCCGAATCTCACGCCGATTTTCTCTGACTCAGGTCTGCCCCTGCCCGGCATTCTGGCAGTCCTTGCCGATCTGCCGGATAGTTGGGCCCGGCTTCTGCTTTGGTGCGTACTGGCGGCGATCGCTGGTTGGATCGCCTGTCGCAGGATAGTCAGTGACGAACAGACGATGAAGAGGCTCGATCATCTCAAATGTCGCCTCCCTGTCGTTGGATCTCTCATCCAGCGACGTGAGGCGAGCCAGTTCGCTCGCTCGGCGGGCAGCCTCGTGGAAGCCCGGGTACCACTCATGGCCGCGCTGCAAACGGCACGCTCATTGGTGAACAATCGATATCTGAGCGCCCGTTACAGCGAGGCAATCAGTCAGGTGCCCGAGGGCAAGGCGCTGAGTCAGGTGCTCGGTGGATCGGGGTTGATTCCTCCAGCAATGATACGCCTTATCGCAGTGGGCGAGGAGACCGGCCAGCTTGCAAAAATGCTCGTCCGCGTCGCTTCCAGCCTGGAAAGTGAAGTTCAGGGCAAGATCGAGCAACTTGTCGGACTTCTGACTCCGCTACTTACCGTCGGGATCGGGGGACTGGTGGGAGCCCTGATCCTGCAGGTGATGAGCGCAGTTCTGTCCATCAACAATCTGGCGTATCAATGA
- a CDS encoding prepilin-type N-terminal cleavage/methylation domain-containing protein, translating to MTRLRLKRLRRSCQHESQRGLTLIELLVSLAILTILSGFIVGGLSMAVRAFDADRRNSIEAATNAARESLRSLIASAMPAPGAKQAGSLLFDGQQEELRLVVLSEGRTLQGGLQDVRIRRRNDELIVEVFGLLKESEARKSPVSSTTIVTGLRDIRFRYFGVAGREGDAVWRDDWIKAARLPALVEISVNFRDTGRNGPAMIVALRNEGMPGGS from the coding sequence ATGACCCGACTTCGGCTTAAAAGGCTTCGCAGATCCTGTCAGCACGAGTCCCAGCGCGGGCTTACCTTGATCGAGCTTCTGGTGTCGCTGGCGATCCTGACGATCCTCTCCGGCTTTATCGTCGGAGGATTGTCTATGGCTGTTCGTGCCTTTGATGCAGACCGACGCAATAGTATCGAAGCGGCGACCAATGCGGCGCGAGAGAGCCTCCGCAGCCTGATCGCTTCGGCCATGCCTGCGCCCGGTGCGAAGCAGGCCGGCAGCTTGCTGTTTGATGGACAACAAGAAGAATTGCGCCTCGTCGTTCTGAGCGAGGGGCGCACCTTGCAAGGGGGCTTGCAGGACGTCCGCATTCGTCGCCGTAACGATGAACTGATTGTCGAGGTATTCGGATTGTTGAAAGAAAGCGAGGCTCGCAAGTCGCCGGTTTCCTCGACGACCATCGTCACGGGCTTGCGCGACATACGTTTTCGCTATTTCGGAGTCGCTGGCAGGGAAGGCGATGCTGTGTGGCGCGACGACTGGATCAAGGCCGCGCGGTTGCCTGCGCTGGTCGAAATAAGCGTGAATTTCAGGGACACGGGACGCAACGGTCCCGCGATGATCGTGGCGCTTCGCAACGAAGGGATGCCGGGCGGCTCGTAA
- the gspG gene encoding type II secretion system major pseudopilin GspG encodes MTVDTRKSSAPRRFRNLRHAKPRSAAAGYTLLELLVVMGILAALTAMATPQVMGYFGKAKTQSAQLQIENINTALEMYYVENGSYPSPGAGLRALVEATPEAPRWNGPYLKNARTLQDPWGRPYQYSVTEQGDYNVYSLGPTGKGTKKTGPAVSTNRAWADNG; translated from the coding sequence ATGACCGTCGACACGCGTAAATCTTCAGCGCCACGTCGCTTCAGAAATCTTCGTCATGCCAAGCCGCGATCGGCGGCGGCCGGCTATACGTTGCTGGAGTTGCTCGTTGTGATGGGCATTCTCGCGGCTTTGACTGCCATGGCGACACCGCAAGTCATGGGGTATTTCGGAAAAGCCAAGACGCAATCGGCTCAGCTTCAGATCGAGAACATCAACACGGCTCTCGAGATGTATTATGTGGAGAATGGTTCATATCCGAGCCCGGGCGCGGGACTCCGGGCGCTGGTTGAAGCGACTCCGGAAGCTCCTCGCTGGAATGGCCCATATTTGAAGAACGCCAGAACCTTGCAGGATCCCTGGGGTCGGCCCTATCAGTATTCCGTCACCGAGCAGGGCGATTACAATGTCTACTCGCTCGGGCCAACCGGAAAAGGAACTAAGAAGACGGGGCCAGCGGTGAGCACGAATCGCGCCTGGGCAGACAACGGGTGA
- a CDS encoding PilN domain-containing protein encodes MTDVSVSRLQTPRALAEGWRQFTHWWMDELRECMPAAWRHALQARSERRLFVWTEDDTVVCHLVAPPGVRECRFQASRLNRLQLDEWIKECGCTGDAVQVGVVLQSDLFFQREFRLPRSELDALKRILAQEVVHRTPFQLTEIWHGVTPDKPSSDGVAGFRHWIIPRDRAGSEIARLGFQVSEIDFIAVKPVTGTPIAVVTLGESRQEDPAWVLRATRILALALLVVTMTGMLAFEWWQSRRAAGLEEELYQAKQGVQLGQQGAGSPAQLVALKAVPGSLAAWDELSRVIPDHTFLTEVRVAGGTITLSGLSSDAARLVRILDGSRLFTGATLVGPITPDANEQRDRFRMSLKLRKGAGRIAMPAERPQS; translated from the coding sequence ATGACCGACGTCTCGGTGAGCAGATTGCAGACCCCGCGTGCGCTTGCGGAGGGGTGGCGGCAATTCACCCATTGGTGGATGGATGAGTTGCGTGAGTGCATGCCAGCCGCCTGGCGTCACGCGTTGCAGGCTCGAAGTGAAAGGCGACTATTCGTCTGGACGGAGGACGATACCGTCGTGTGTCACCTGGTGGCTCCGCCTGGCGTTCGGGAATGCCGCTTCCAGGCAAGTCGTCTGAATCGCCTGCAGCTGGATGAGTGGATCAAGGAATGTGGATGCACCGGCGATGCCGTACAGGTCGGTGTCGTACTGCAGTCCGATCTTTTCTTCCAGCGCGAGTTCAGGCTGCCTCGATCAGAGCTCGACGCGCTGAAACGGATTCTCGCGCAAGAAGTCGTTCACCGCACGCCGTTTCAGCTTACCGAGATCTGGCATGGTGTGACGCCGGACAAGCCTTCGAGTGACGGCGTGGCGGGCTTTCGCCACTGGATCATTCCGAGGGATCGGGCCGGGTCCGAGATTGCCCGGCTGGGTTTTCAGGTATCCGAGATCGACTTCATTGCGGTCAAGCCGGTGACTGGTACTCCGATCGCCGTTGTGACCCTCGGAGAAAGCCGGCAGGAGGATCCAGCCTGGGTGTTGCGAGCGACCCGCATCCTTGCGCTCGCTCTGCTGGTTGTGACGATGACCGGTATGCTCGCATTCGAGTGGTGGCAGTCAAGGCGAGCGGCGGGGCTCGAGGAAGAACTTTACCAAGCAAAGCAGGGCGTACAACTTGGGCAGCAGGGTGCAGGATCGCCTGCGCAACTTGTGGCGCTCAAAGCTGTGCCGGGCAGCCTCGCGGCCTGGGACGAACTGTCTCGTGTCATTCCGGACCATACATTCCTGACGGAAGTCCGGGTTGCCGGGGGCACCATCACGTTATCTGGTCTGTCGTCTGATGCTGCCCGACTGGTGCGGATTCTGGACGGTTCCCGGCTTTTCACGGGAGCAACTCTGGTCGGGCCGATCACGCCGGATGCCAACGAGCAGCGGGACCGGTTTCGCATGAGCCTGAAGCTCCGGAAGGGTGCGGGCCGGATTGCGATGCCGGCGGAGAGGCCACAATCATGA